Proteins encoded within one genomic window of Mauremys mutica isolate MM-2020 ecotype Southern chromosome 11, ASM2049712v1, whole genome shotgun sequence:
- the LOC123343840 gene encoding chemokine-like receptor 1, with protein sequence MVMENVSSSSLFSTSSTTQHENSTMSNDFSGLQKSMHILSMVVYSIACLLGVTGNGLVIWIAGFKMKKTVNAVWFLNLAVADFIFTFFLPFSIAYTALGFHWPFGKLLCKLNSTVAFLNMFASVFLLTVISIDRCISVICPVWSRNHRTPKLASNIALVTWVLAFIISSPYLVFRDTATNSKNVTSCYNNFALSDDYKSEATRRLWRMRHKAMIVTRFLCGFLIPFTVILVCYSIIAVRMKRSHLARSTKPFRIIVAVTVSFFLCYFPYHVFCLLEMSKNSSNQELKMALYIGIPLVSSLAFFNSCINPILYVFVGQDFKEKFRQSILSAFEGAFSEDSILTTLASKRKSRATSEAEVPGV encoded by the coding sequence ATGGTGATGGAGAACGTCTCTTCCTCTTCGCTGTTCTCAACCAGCTCCACCACTCAGCATGAAAACTCCACTATGTCCAATGACTTCTCTGGCCTCCAAAAGAGCATGCATATCCTTTCCATGGTGGTCTACAGCATTGCGTGTCTGCTGGGGGTGACGGGCAATGGCCTTGTCATCTGGATCGCTGGCTTCAAGATGAAGAAGACAGTTAATGCCGTGTGGTTTCTAAATCTGGCTGTTGCTGATTTCATCTTCACCTTTTTTCTGCCCTTCAGCATCGCCTACACTGCCCTGGGCTTTCACTGGCCATTTGGGAAACTCCTGTGCAAACTGAACAGCACCGTTGCCTTCCTCAACATGTTTGCTAGCGTCTTCCTCCTAACAGTGATCAGCATAGACCGGTGCATTTCGGTGATCTGCCCTGTGTGGTCTCGTAACCACCGGACACCAAAGTTGGCTTCCAACATTGCCCTGGTCACATGGGTCCTAGCCTTCATCATCAGCTCTCCGTATCTTGTTTTTCGAGACACGGCTACTAATTCGAAGAACGTCACGAGCTGTTACAATAACTTTGCCCTGTCTGATGACTATAAATCTGAGGCGACACGTCGGCTGTGGAGAATGAGGCACAAAGCTATGATCGTAACCAGATTCTTATGTGGGTTCCTCATCCCCTTCACCGTGATCCTCGTCTGCTACAGCATTATTGCCGTCAGGATGAAAAGGAGCCATCTAGCCAGGTCTACTAAGCCTTTCAGGATCATTGTTGCTGTCACAGTGTCTTTTTTTCTCTGCTATTTCCCGTACCATGTCTTCTGCTTGCTGGAAATGTCTAAAAACTCTTCCAATCAGGAACTGAAAATGGCCCTTTACATAGGGATCCCCTTGGTTTCCAGTCTTGCCTTCTTCAACAGCTGTATCAACCCCATCCTCTATGTCTTTGTGGGGCAGGACTTCAAGGAGAAGTTCCGACAGTCCATCCTCTCTGCCTTCGAGGGGGCCTTCAGTGAGGACTCCATcctgaccactctggccagcaagAGAAAATCCAGAGCCACTTCTGAAGCAGAAGTTCCAGGGGTTTAA